Below is a window of Desulfarculaceae bacterium DNA.
CCTGTCCCGCTGGCTGCGCGGCCTGGCGCCGGGGCCGCGCGCGGTGGGAGCGGTGCTGGGCTGGCTGGGGCTCAGCGGCGCGGTGGGCCTGGCCGTGTGGCCCCTGGCGGTGCTTAGCTTCCACCAGCTCCCGGTGCTCTCCCTGCCGGCCAACGCCCTCTTGATCCCTCTGGTAGCCATGCTCACCCTGCCCCTAGCGCTCATCGCCGCCGGGGTGGGCCTGGTGTGGGGCTTTGGCGGCGAGGCGCTCCTGGCCCTGGCCGCCTGGCCCGCCACGGGCGCGGTGGAGCTGGTGGCCTGGCTGGCCGCCCTGCCCGGGGCCACGCGCTATCTGGCCGGTCCCGGCCCCGTGTCGGTGGCCCTCATCTACGCCGGGGCCCTGGCCGCCCTCATCCTTCCCCGGGTGTGGCGCTGGGGCTTGGGCGGGGCCCTGGGTCTGGCGGGCCTGCTCTTGTGGCTGGGCACGGGCGGGCCGCCACCCCCCGACGGCCAGCTGCGGGCCTGGGTTCTGGACGTGGGGGCGGGCTCAGCCACTGTCCTGCGCCTGCCGCGCGGCCAGGTGGTGGTGGTGGACGGCGGCGGCTGGCCGGGCAGCGACTTCGACTTCGGCCGCCAGGTGGTGGCCCCCTTCCTGTGGGGCCATGGCTTCGACCGCGTGGACGTTCTGGCTTGCAGCCACCGCGACCAGGACCACGCGGGCGGCCTGCCCTTCTTGCTGCGCTGGTTCGCGCCGCGCCAGCTGTGGACCAACGGCGCGCCGCCTCAGGGCGGGTCCTATGGCCGCTTGCTGGAGCTGGCCCGGGAGCGTGGGGTGCCGGTGTTGGGGCCCGGCCAGATTGCGCGCGTTAGGGAAATCGGCGGGGCCGAGCTGCGCCTACTCTGGCCCCGGCCGGGCCAGGACGCGGCCGCCCTGCCCAGCAACGACCGCTCCCTGTGGCTGGGCTTCGGCCTGGAAGGCTCCTGGCTGTGGCTGCCCGGGGACAACGGCCCCCGGGTGGAGCGGGCGGTGGCCGGCCAAGTGCCGCCAGGCGGCAGCCAGATCATCCTGGCCCCGCACCACGGGGCCAAGAGCTCGCTCACCCCGGAACTGATGGCCCGGCTGGCCCCCCGCGCGGTGTTCTTCTCCAGCGCCTGCTGGGGCCGCTGGCCCTCGCCCAACCGCGCCCCCCTGGAACGCGCCCGCTCGGCCGGGGCCGTGGTGTACGGCACCAACTGGCAGGGCTGCCTGTCCCTGAGCACCGGCGGCGGCCCCTGGCGGGTGGAGCCTTTCCTGGCCGCGCCCCGCCGCTGCCTCCAGCCCATGCCAAAATAAAACCCGCCTCGCAAGGAGGCGGGCCTGGTCTTGATCGTATGGGGGATCAGCGGTTGGTCAGGCCGTCCACCAGGGCCAGGGTGCGGCTTTGGATATCCTTGAGGCGGTTCACCTGCTCCTCCAGGGAGCGCACCTTGGCTTTGAGCGAATCCACCTCAACGCGCAGGGCCTCGATCTGCCCGGCGGCGGAGACCCCGTCGCCGTCGTCGGTGAGGAGCTTGCGGGCCTGGCGTATGGAGAGGCCTTCGTCCTTGAGCAGGCGGCGCAGCTCGGTGAGGCGCTTGAGCGAGGCGGGGTCGAACATGCGGCGGCGGCCGGCCCCCCGGGTTATGCCCAGATACTCCTCGAACTGCTGATCGTAATAGCGAATGGTGGCCGCCGGAATCCCGGTCTGGGCCACCACTTCCTTGAGACTCATCAGGCTCGCCTGCTCACCGCCTACCTTCATGCGCGTAACCTCCCGCTGCTCCTAACCACCTATAGCACGCCGCCGGGCCGTGGGACAAGCTGGGGGCTCTGTGCTATATTCAAGCCCCATGAAAACGCGTGCTTCCAATCGCTCCGCCTCCAACCCCCTGGCCCGCCTGAAGGCCTGGGAGTGGTGGGCCTTGGCCGTGATTCTGGCCCTGAGCATGGGCCTGACCCTGCGGGGGCTCTATCTGCGCGAGCCCCAGCCGGTGCGGGTTTTCCTGGAGCGGGCCCAGCAGATCGACGAGGCGGCGCGGCGTTTCGCGGCCGACCACAACGGGGCCTTCCCGCCCGACGGCATCATCACCCGGCGGCCCGCCGGGCTGATCGACCGCTACATCCGCTGGAACGACGCCTGGCTTATCGACTTCGAGACCGGCCCCAACGGCAAGGGCGGGCACTACGTGTGCCTGGAGTTCACCGCGCCCCACGGCCGCCACGAGTACCGCGGCCTCTGCCGCAACCCCGAATACCGCGAGCGCTACGGCGAGGGCCAACCCATCCCCGGCTCGGACAACCGCATCTGGCTGATCGAGGAGAACGCCCGGGTGATGCCCCAGCCGCCGCCCAAGGGAAGCTAGCCCCGTGGATGCCGCCCGGCTGCAAGGCAGGATTAACCTGCTGGGGCCCTGGCTGCGGCGCGCCTTCGGCGGACCCACCGTAAAGATCGGCCTGGACGCGGGCCTGGGCTGCCCCCACCGGGCGGGCGGCACCGGACCCGGCGGCTGCCTGTATTGCCCCCCCGGCGGGGCGGGCGCGGGCCAAGGAGGCGGCGTGGCCGAGCAGCTGGCCAGCGGCCTGGAGCGCCTGCGGGCCCGCCATGCCGGCCGCCCCACCCCCCGGGTGCTGGCCTACTTCCAGGCCTACAGCGCCACCAACGCCCCGGCCAAGACCCTGGAGCCCATTTTCAACGCGGCGGCCCGCCACCCGGCAGTGGCCGGGATCATCATCTCCACCCGCCCCGACTGCCTGCCCCCCGAGACCTGGGAACTGATCGCCGGGCTGGCCAAGGAGCGGCCCCTGTGGCTGGAGTTGGGCCTGCAAAGCGCCCATGACGAGACCCTGGCGCGCATCAACCGGGGCCACGACACGGCCTGCTTCGACCAGGCCGTGGACCAGGCCAAGGCGCGGGGGATCAGGGTGGTGGCCCATGTCATGCTGGGCCTGCCCGGCGAGGGGCGGGAGCACACCAACGCCACGGCCCGCCATTTGGCCCGGGCCGGGGTGTGGGGGGTCAAGCTGCACAACCTCATGGTGCTGGCCGGGGCTCCCCTGGCCCGGCAACACGCCGCCGGCGAGCTGGCCCTTTGGGGGCAAGAGGAATATGCTCAAGGGGTGGCCCAGTTTTTGGCCCGCCTGCCCCGCGCGGTGCTGGTGCACCGCCTGGCCGCCGACCCCGGCCCGGACGAGCTCATCGCCCCGGCCTGGGCCGCCGACAAGGACGCCACCCTAGGGGCCATCGCCACGGCCCTGGAAACCGCTAATCTGGAGCAAGGCAGCCTGGCATGAAAGAGCTGAAGGTCTTCACGATGGAAACGCCCATCGGCCTGGTGCGCGGCGCGGTGGGACCCAAGGGCCTGGTGGCCCTGACTTTGCGGCAAGACGAGGCCGCCGAGTTCGAGCGGGTGCTGGCCAAGCGCGCCCCGGGCGTGGCGCTCAGGGAGGTTCCCGCCGAGGAAACCAAGGCGGGCCGCCAGATCGCATCCTACTTCGCGGGCAGCCGGGCCAAGCTCAGCGCGGCGGTGGACCTGGAGGGGCTCACCGAGTTCACCCGCGACGTGCTGAAAACCACCTGCGACATCCCCCGGGGCCAGACCTTGTCTTACGGCGAAGTGGCCCGGATCATCGGACGCCCCCGCGCGGCCCGCGCGGTGGGCCAGGCCCTGCACAACAACCCGGTGCCTCTGTTCGTGCCCTGCCACCGGGTGGTGGGCTCCACCGGGGCGCTCACCGGCTTCGGCTCCGGCGTTCCCATCAAGGAAGCATTGCTCAAGCTGGAATCAGGGGAGAACCCCTTCTAGGAAGGCTCAGGCAGCCAAACCCTACGGAGGGCCGCGTGGCTGGCACCGAGGGAAGTCTATCTTTTACATTTCCAATGTAGAGGCGGGGTTTATATCCACCTTCTTCGGCCGAAGCGCTGGCGGGCGGGGATAAACCCCGCCCCTACCTCAAGACATCAATACCAACCCTACCTTGACAACCTCAGCTTAGGCGGCGGCCAGCTCTATGCGGTCGCCGCCCATATCCTTGGCGCGGTACAGGGCGCGGTCGGCCAGGCCCAAGAGCTCGTCCGCCCCGTGCACGCCCTGCTCGTTGCTAACCACCCCCAGGCTGGCGCCCAGGCGCACCGTGCCTTCGGGCAGCACAATGCGGGCCTGTGCGACCGCCTCGCGCACCCGCTCGGCCAGGCGGGCCGCCGCCTCCAAGCCGGTGTTGGGGGCCAGCACCAAAAACTCGTCTCCCCCGAAGCGGCCCAACACGTCGCCCTGACGAATGCCGGCCTGGATGGCCGCCGCGCAGGCGGCCAAGGCCCGGTCGCCGGCTAGATGGCCCATCTGGTCGTTGATCTGCTTGAAGCCGTCCAGATCCAGCAGGAGAAGGCCCACCGCCTGGCCGCTGCGCTGGGCCAGGCCCAGCTCGCGCTGGGCGATCTCCATGAAGTAACGCCGGTTGTGGGCCCCGGTGAGCTCGTCGTTCTGGGAAAGGCGTTCCACCTCCCGGCGCGACTCCACCAGTTGGCGCATGAGGTCGAAGCTCTTGTAGGCCATGGGCGGAGCCACCAGCAGGGGGGCGATGGTGGTAACCACCGCCGCCACCAGCCATTCGCGGGGCCCGGCGGTGGTGGCCAGGAGCCACATGAGCCCTCCGGTGAGCACCCAGGAGACCAGCAGGGAAAGCACCGAAACGATGAGGGTGGCCCGCACCACCGCCTGGCGGTCGTTCATCTGGAGCCAGGAAATGCTGGTGGTCTTGGCTGGCGGCAAGCTTGCATTCTCCGATGATTCAGCCGGCGCGGTCGGATTGCCTTAGCCAGGATATACCACGGCGGGCTAGGCGGCGGCAAAGCGTATTAGGGAGATGGGTTGGCAAAGCGGTGCCCTTCAGCCCCAACACGGCCGGGGGCGGGACCGAGCGATGGGCCGCGCCCTGTAACCAACAGGACATACAACGATTTTATTATTAATTATCGGAATGTTATTCAGCCAAGCCCCACGAGACCCGTTTTTTTTGATTGACAAATAGCCGCCCGGCGGCAAACATACCGACAGTCGGTTTTTATAAAGGGAAAACCATGACCCGTCAACTGCCTCAGAAACAACGCCGCGAGCAAATAATCGACGCCGCCATTATGGAGTTTGCCGAAAAAGGCTATGAGAAGGCGTCCATGGGCTCCATCGCCGCCAGGGCGGGCCTGAGCAAGGGCGGCTTGTACCACCACTTCGCCAGCAAGGATGCCGTGTTGGCCGCCGCCAATGAACGCGTGTCCGTTCCAGTAACTCATTTTTTCCGGGAAATGGACGGCCTGGTCAGCCCCCGCCTGAAGCTGAAGACCTACATCAGCGAGTATCTGGATTATTGGTCCCAGAGCCGCAAGGAGTTGGCCTTCATCTTCATCTCCATTGCCAAGAGCATCTTCGAGCCCGAGCTGTTCAAGGCCTATGAACAATACATATCCCGGACCGTGGATTCCCTGGCCGCCGTGTATCGCTCGGGTATCGAACAAGGCGAGCTAATCGAGCACGACTGCCGGGCTCAGGCCCTGGCCCTGTGCGCCGCCCTGGACGGGGTGTCCTTGTATCTCAACACCGGCTCCGCCCTGGACCTGTCCGAGATCAAGGCCAGTTATGGCAAGACCTTTGTGGACTCGCTGAGCAAAAGGAGCTGAAACATGGCCCTTGAACGCCCGGCGGGCCCGGCTCACGCGACCAGGAAAGCGCCCACACGTTCGCCAGAGAGGTGATCAATGCAACCGGTTAAAGAGCTGAACTCATCGCGGCCGGCCGCCTGCCATTTGGCCGAGGGGTTCGGCCTGCGCGAGAAGATATGGGCCCAAACTTCCTTCATGCTCATGGGCATCCTGGGCACCATCGGCATCGCCAGGGCGGATTGGCCCTGGCTGCTGCCTTATATTTTCGTCTTTTGGTACGGGGTCCCGGGCATCATGATGCGGCACCTGGCCTGCCCCCGCTGCCCCCACCTGCACCGTTACCACGACTGCCTGCAAGCCCCGCCGGCCATCACCAGGTGGCTGGTGAAGCGCCCCACCGAACAGCCCTTCAACCGCGCCCAAAAAGTTTGGTTTTGGTTCCTCATGCTGGCCATACCGATCTACCCGCTCTACTGGTTGATCGGCCAGCCCGTGCTATTGGTGATGTTTTTGGCCTCGGCCTTGGCCTGGTATGGTGGTCAGCTGCTGCGCTTTTGCTCCCGTTGCCGGGTGCGGAGCTGCCCCTTCAGGCGGGTGGCGGCGGCAAGGGGATGACCCGCGGCTAGGCGGCGGCCAGCTCTATGCGGTCGCCGCCCATCTCCTTGGCGCGGTAAAGGGCCTGATCGGCCAGGCCCAAGAGCTCGTCCTCGCTGTTGACGCCCTGCTCGTTGCTCACCACCCCCACGCTGAGGTGCACCGACACCCGCCGGTTGTCCACCATCACCCCCGACTCGGCCATGGCCCGCCGGATGCGCTCGGCCAACAGCGCCGCGCTTTCCAGGCCGGTGAAGGGGGCCAGCACCAGGAACTCGTCGCCTCCGAAGCGCCCCAGCACGTCGCCCATGCGGATGGTGTCCTTGATCAGCCCGGCGCAGGCCAACAGGGCCCGGTCCCCGGCCAGGTGGCCCAGGCTGTCGTTTATCTCCTTAAAGGAGTCCAAGTCCATCAGGAGCAGGGACACGGGATAGCCGTGGCGGGCGGAAAGAGCCAGCTCCCGCCGGGTCATCTCCATGAAGTAGCGCCGATTGTAGGTCTGGGTCAGGTCGTCGGTGCGCGAGAGGCGCTCCACCTCGCTACAGGCCTGATTGAGCCGCAGCATGAGCTTGAAATTGCGCCGGGACAACAGGGGCGCGGCCACCAGGGGGGCCAGGGTGCTGGCCAGGGCGGCGGTGACGAGCCCGGCCGGGGAGAAGGACCTGATGGTCAGGATGAGGACCCCGGTGATCAGCCAGGACACCAGCAAGGCCACGCCGGTGACCAGGACCGTGGCCCGCGTCACGTCCTTGGGGCTCTCCAGAGCCAGTCTATTGTGTAGGGTGGTCCGGGGCTCGCGCAAAACGCTTCCTTTACCGCAGACCGCCGGGGGGCGGCGTTATTGTTTTATTTATAGCATCTTACCCCGGCCCGCGGAAACCATACTTTCCCCCTGGCCGGGCTGCCCCCGGGCAAAAAAAGGGAGCCCCGAGCGGGGCTCCCCTGTTTGGCGGGCGATAGTGCCTAGAAGTTGATGAACAGGCCCAGGAAGTAACCTCCGGCCACGGCCGAGCCGATGACGCCGGCCACGTTGGGGCCCATGGCGTGCATCAGCAGGAAGTTCTTCTTGTTGTTCTTCTGGCCCAGGTGGTGCACGATGCGCGCGCTCATGGGAACCGCGCTGACGCCGGCCGCGCCCAGCATGGGGTTGAAGGGCTCCTTGCTAAACTTCGACATGATCTTGCCGAAGATCACCCCGGCCCCGGTGCCCACGCAGAAGGCGGCCAGACCCAGGAAGAGCACCAAGAGGGTGCGCGGGTCCATCACCCGGTCGGCGGGCATGGAGGCGCCGATGCCCAGCATCAGCAGGATGGTGATGATGTTGATCAGCTCGTTCTGGGCGGTGTTGCTCAGGCGCTCGACCACCCCGGACTCGCGGAACAGGTTGCCCAACAGCAGGAAGCCCACCAGCGGGGCGCTCTTGGGGATGATCAAGACGATCAGCAGCATGGCCACGATGGGGAACAGGATGCGTTCCGCCCGGCTCACCGGCCGCAGCATGGGCTTCATGTAGGTGGAGCGTTCGGCCTTGGAGGTCAAGAGCTTGATGATGGGCGGCTGGATGATGGCCACCATGGCCATGTAGGAATAGGCCGCCGTGGCGGTGATGCCCATGATGTCCGGGGCCAGCAGGCCGGTGGTGTAGATGGTGGTTGGGCCGTCCGCCCCGCCGATGATGCCGATGGAGCAGGCCTCCTTGAGCGAGAAGCCCCAGTCAGGCCAAATGAGCCCCACGGCCAGGGCGCCCAGGAAGCTTGAGTAGATGCCCACCTGGGCCGC
It encodes the following:
- a CDS encoding GGDEF domain-containing protein, whose protein sequence is MPPAKTTSISWLQMNDRQAVVRATLIVSVLSLLVSWVLTGGLMWLLATTAGPREWLVAAVVTTIAPLLVAPPMAYKSFDLMRQLVESRREVERLSQNDELTGAHNRRYFMEIAQRELGLAQRSGQAVGLLLLDLDGFKQINDQMGHLAGDRALAACAAAIQAGIRQGDVLGRFGGDEFLVLAPNTGLEAAARLAERVREAVAQARIVLPEGTVRLGASLGVVSNEQGVHGADELLGLADRALYRAKDMGGDRIELAAA
- a CDS encoding sodium ion-translocating decarboxylase subunit beta encodes the protein MSWIAYHEGVLKIMGVQVGFGNLDLPHIVMILVGLGFITLAIVKEWEPYELLPIGAGMILANLPLTGLTSQPEPGMQPGMAGVLGIILKYGLYTWTILPQFIFFGIGALTDFSPLIANPRAFLLGAAAQVGIYSSFLGALAVGLIWPDWGFSLKEACSIGIIGGADGPTTIYTTGLLAPDIMGITATAAYSYMAMVAIIQPPIIKLLTSKAERSTYMKPMLRPVSRAERILFPIVAMLLIVLIIPKSAPLVGFLLLGNLFRESGVVERLSNTAQNELINIITILLMLGIGASMPADRVMDPRTLLVLFLGLAAFCVGTGAGVIFGKIMSKFSKEPFNPMLGAAGVSAVPMSARIVHHLGQKNNKKNFLLMHAMGPNVAGVIGSAVAGGYFLGLFINF
- a CDS encoding GGDEF domain-containing protein; this encodes MREPRTTLHNRLALESPKDVTRATVLVTGVALLVSWLITGVLILTIRSFSPAGLVTAALASTLAPLVAAPLLSRRNFKLMLRLNQACSEVERLSRTDDLTQTYNRRYFMEMTRRELALSARHGYPVSLLLMDLDSFKEINDSLGHLAGDRALLACAGLIKDTIRMGDVLGRFGGDEFLVLAPFTGLESAALLAERIRRAMAESGVMVDNRRVSVHLSVGVVSNEQGVNSEDELLGLADQALYRAKEMGGDRIELAAA
- a CDS encoding MerR family transcriptional regulator — its product is MKVGGEQASLMSLKEVVAQTGIPAATIRYYDQQFEEYLGITRGAGRRRMFDPASLKRLTELRRLLKDEGLSIRQARKLLTDDGDGVSAAGQIEALRVEVDSLKAKVRSLEEQVNRLKDIQSRTLALVDGLTNR
- a CDS encoding methylated-DNA--[protein]-cysteine S-methyltransferase gives rise to the protein MKELKVFTMETPIGLVRGAVGPKGLVALTLRQDEAAEFERVLAKRAPGVALREVPAEETKAGRQIASYFAGSRAKLSAAVDLEGLTEFTRDVLKTTCDIPRGQTLSYGEVARIIGRPRAARAVGQALHNNPVPLFVPCHRVVGSTGALTGFGSGVPIKEALLKLESGENPF
- a CDS encoding TIGR01212 family radical SAM protein (This family includes YhcC from E. coli K-12, an uncharacterized radical SAM protein.) — encoded protein: MDAARLQGRINLLGPWLRRAFGGPTVKIGLDAGLGCPHRAGGTGPGGCLYCPPGGAGAGQGGGVAEQLASGLERLRARHAGRPTPRVLAYFQAYSATNAPAKTLEPIFNAAARHPAVAGIIISTRPDCLPPETWELIAGLAKERPLWLELGLQSAHDETLARINRGHDTACFDQAVDQAKARGIRVVAHVMLGLPGEGREHTNATARHLARAGVWGVKLHNLMVLAGAPLARQHAAGELALWGQEEYAQGVAQFLARLPRAVLVHRLAADPGPDELIAPAWAADKDATLGAIATALETANLEQGSLA
- a CDS encoding DNA internalization-related competence protein ComEC/Rec2 — protein: MSRLHPLVIPACGLVGGIVLTNWLGPWPGWLLLALAALPLALLLWRGLGGRSLSPWLLALACLLAGAGLFSLEQSAPLPLDHVARLADGKQHQLTALALAPAEPGTRGFRLEAEALSLDGHPVSGKLRLSLAEGTAPPPAGSRFAARVSLRPVVGLANPGGFDYAEHLAGQGIHATAYAGKRAGLKLLERRAASGPRAWLMAARQRLAGELNALPEGQGRALLRALILGQRGGLSGHTREAFGATGTAHLIAISGLHIGLVWGLAYLLLRWGLAAWPGLPLRWPVIKLASAGALIPAAAYAALAGAGTPTLRALIMIACLVAALWAGRPYRPAGGLALAALVIGLLWPSAPLTLSFQMSFVAVAAILLAAGPLSRWLRGLAPGPRAVGAVLGWLGLSGAVGLAVWPLAVLSFHQLPVLSLPANALLIPLVAMLTLPLALIAAGVGLVWGFGGEALLALAAWPATGAVELVAWLAALPGATRYLAGPGPVSVALIYAGALAALILPRVWRWGLGGALGLAGLLLWLGTGGPPPPDGQLRAWVLDVGAGSATVLRLPRGQVVVVDGGGWPGSDFDFGRQVVAPFLWGHGFDRVDVLACSHRDQDHAGGLPFLLRWFAPRQLWTNGAPPQGGSYGRLLELARERGVPVLGPGQIARVREIGGAELRLLWPRPGQDAAALPSNDRSLWLGFGLEGSWLWLPGDNGPRVERAVAGQVPPGGSQIILAPHHGAKSSLTPELMARLAPRAVFFSSACWGRWPSPNRAPLERARSAGAVVYGTNWQGCLSLSTGGGPWRVEPFLAAPRRCLQPMPK
- a CDS encoding TetR/AcrR family transcriptional regulator, whose amino-acid sequence is MTRQLPQKQRREQIIDAAIMEFAEKGYEKASMGSIAARAGLSKGGLYHHFASKDAVLAAANERVSVPVTHFFREMDGLVSPRLKLKTYISEYLDYWSQSRKELAFIFISIAKSIFEPELFKAYEQYISRTVDSLAAVYRSGIEQGELIEHDCRAQALALCAALDGVSLYLNTGSALDLSEIKASYGKTFVDSLSKRS